A genomic window from Streptomyces broussonetiae includes:
- a CDS encoding Rv2175c family DNA-binding protein has product MTEIDAKIDALVPAWLTLPDIAEMLGVEVTRVRQLVKEGQLIAVRRGENRALHVPAAFIDGDKVVKGLTGTLTLLRDDGFTDEEMLEWLFTPDPTLPGTPAQALSENRGTEVKRRAQALAV; this is encoded by the coding sequence GTGACCGAGATTGACGCAAAGATCGATGCTCTCGTCCCCGCCTGGCTCACCCTCCCCGACATCGCCGAGATGCTCGGCGTCGAGGTGACGCGCGTGCGGCAGCTGGTCAAGGAGGGCCAGCTCATCGCCGTACGCCGAGGTGAGAACCGGGCGCTGCACGTCCCCGCCGCCTTCATCGACGGGGACAAGGTCGTCAAGGGCCTGACCGGGACCCTGACGCTCCTGCGGGACGACGGCTTCACGGACGAAGAGATGCTCGAGTGGCTCTTCACCCCCGACCCGACCCTGCCCGGCACCCCCGCGCAGGCCCTGAGCGAGAATCGCGGCACGGAGGTGAAGCGCCGCGCCCAGGCGCTCGCCGTCTGA
- a CDS encoding NAD(P)/FAD-dependent oxidoreductase yields MSEHTAREGTSQGRRVVVVGAGMAGVQTAVALREQGFRGAVTLIGAEPHQPYDRPPLSKAVLLGKAEGSAFEVDFESLGVELRLGCEALGVRPAEHELDTEAGPVPYDVLVLATGAEPVLLPGTEGVPGVHLLRTLDDAERLRPVLARQHEVVVVGAGWIGAEFATAAREAGCEVTVVEAADRPLAGALPAEVAAPMARWYADAGAQLRTHARVERVEPGAVLIADGTRLPAGAVVVGIGARPATGWLAGSGIGLGPHGEVLADAHLRAGVEDVYAVGDCASFPSARYGERLLVHHWDNALQGPRTVAANIMGETPAVYDPVPYFWSEQFGRFVQYAGHHAGADRLVWRGDPAGPAWTVCWLRGDRLVALLAVGRPRDLAQGRRLIEAGRSMDAQALSDPGRPLKDATAG; encoded by the coding sequence GTGAGCGAGCACACAGCCCGTGAGGGCACGTCACAGGGGCGGCGCGTGGTCGTCGTCGGCGCGGGCATGGCCGGGGTGCAGACCGCGGTCGCGCTGCGGGAACAGGGCTTCCGGGGGGCCGTCACCCTGATCGGAGCCGAACCGCACCAGCCGTACGACCGGCCGCCGCTGTCGAAGGCCGTGCTGCTCGGCAAGGCCGAGGGCTCCGCCTTCGAGGTGGACTTCGAGTCGCTCGGCGTCGAGCTGAGGCTCGGCTGCGAGGCGCTGGGCGTGCGCCCCGCCGAGCACGAGCTGGACACCGAGGCGGGCCCGGTGCCCTACGACGTCCTGGTCCTCGCCACGGGCGCGGAGCCGGTCCTGCTGCCGGGCACCGAGGGGGTGCCCGGTGTGCACCTGCTGCGCACCCTGGACGACGCCGAGCGACTGCGGCCCGTGCTCGCCCGCCAGCACGAGGTCGTCGTCGTGGGCGCCGGCTGGATCGGTGCCGAGTTCGCCACGGCCGCGCGCGAGGCGGGCTGCGAGGTCACCGTCGTCGAGGCCGCCGACCGGCCGCTCGCGGGCGCTCTGCCGGCCGAGGTCGCGGCGCCCATGGCCCGCTGGTACGCCGACGCGGGCGCGCAGTTGCGCACGCACGCGCGCGTGGAGCGCGTCGAGCCCGGCGCGGTGCTGATCGCCGACGGCACACGGCTGCCCGCGGGCGCCGTCGTCGTCGGCATCGGTGCCCGCCCCGCCACCGGCTGGCTGGCCGGCTCCGGCATCGGGCTGGGCCCGCACGGCGAGGTCCTCGCCGACGCCCACCTGCGCGCCGGCGTCGAGGACGTGTACGCGGTCGGCGACTGCGCCTCCTTCCCCTCGGCCCGCTACGGGGAACGGCTGCTCGTCCACCACTGGGACAACGCCCTGCAGGGCCCGCGCACGGTCGCCGCGAACATCATGGGCGAGACCCCGGCGGTGTACGACCCGGTGCCCTACTTCTGGTCCGAGCAGTTCGGCCGGTTCGTGCAGTACGCCGGGCACCACGCCGGGGCCGACCGACTGGTGTGGCGCGGCGACCCGGCCGGCCCCGCCTGGACGGTGTGCTGGCTGCGCGGGGACCGCCTGGTGGCCCTGTTGGCCGTCGGCCGCCCGCGTGACCTGGCCCAGGGGCGACGGCTGATCGAAGCGGGCCGGAGCATGGACGCGCAGGCGCTGTCCGACCCGGGCAGACCCCTGAAGGATGCAACGGCCGGCTAG
- the thiO gene encoding glycine oxidase ThiO has translation MSSGTSDVLVIGGGVIGLVTAWRAAQRGLATAVVDPEPGGGAARVAAGMLAAVTELHYGEETLLALNLESARRYPGFAAEVTELTGHDLGYRRCGTLQVALDADDRAHLRELHALQERCGLESEWLSGRECRRLEPMLSPVVRGGLRVDGDHQIDPRRLAAALVVACERSGVVFHRAWAERLDVVRGRAAGVTTADGTELRAGQVVLAAGSLSGRLAGVPEALLPPVRPVKGQVLRLAVPRAYAPFLSRTVRAIVRGGHVYLVPRENGELVVGATSEELGWDTTVTAGGVYELLRDAHELVPGITELPLTETRAGLRPGSPDNAPLLGPSGLEGLVLATGHYRNGVLLTPVTGDVLARLLADGELPEEARPFTPQRFGAVLQEQSV, from the coding sequence ATGTCCTCAGGTACGTCCGACGTCCTCGTCATCGGGGGCGGAGTCATCGGCCTGGTCACGGCCTGGCGCGCGGCGCAGCGCGGGCTCGCCACGGCCGTGGTGGACCCCGAACCCGGCGGCGGGGCCGCGCGGGTCGCGGCCGGGATGCTGGCCGCGGTCACCGAACTGCACTACGGCGAGGAGACCCTGCTCGCCCTCAACCTGGAGTCCGCCCGCCGCTACCCCGGGTTCGCGGCCGAGGTGACCGAGCTGACCGGCCACGACCTCGGCTACCGCCGCTGCGGCACCCTCCAGGTCGCGCTCGACGCCGACGACCGCGCCCACCTGCGCGAGCTGCATGCCCTGCAGGAGCGCTGCGGCCTGGAGTCGGAGTGGCTGTCCGGGCGGGAGTGCCGGCGTCTGGAGCCGATGCTCTCGCCCGTGGTGCGCGGCGGGCTGCGGGTGGACGGCGACCACCAGATCGATCCGCGGCGGCTCGCGGCGGCCCTCGTGGTCGCGTGCGAGCGGTCCGGGGTGGTGTTCCACCGTGCGTGGGCCGAGCGGCTGGACGTCGTACGGGGCCGGGCTGCCGGGGTCACCACGGCCGACGGCACCGAACTGCGCGCGGGACAGGTGGTCCTCGCGGCCGGAAGCCTGAGCGGGCGGCTCGCGGGGGTGCCCGAGGCGCTGCTGCCGCCGGTGCGGCCGGTCAAGGGCCAGGTGCTGCGGCTGGCCGTACCGCGCGCGTACGCGCCGTTCCTGAGCCGTACCGTGCGGGCCATCGTCCGCGGCGGCCACGTCTATCTGGTGCCCCGCGAGAACGGTGAGCTGGTCGTCGGCGCCACCAGCGAGGAACTGGGCTGGGACACGACGGTGACGGCGGGCGGCGTGTACGAGCTGCTGCGCGACGCCCATGAGCTGGTGCCCGGCATCACCGAGCTGCCGCTCACCGAGACCCGTGCCGGGCTGCGCCCCGGCTCGCCCGACAACGCGCCGCTGCTCGGCCCGTCCGGGCTCGAGGGACTGGTGCTGGCCACCGGGCACTACCGCAACGGGGTGCTGCTCACTCCGGTCACCGGCGATGTGCTGGCGCGGCTGCTGGCCGACGGCGAACTGCCGGAAGAAGCCCGTCCGTTCACGCCGCAGCGCTTCGGCGCCGTCCTCCAGGAGCAGTCCGTATGA
- the thiS gene encoding sulfur carrier protein ThiS gives MSTSVMISISVNGERRDVAAGTALDSVVRSLVAAPSGVAAAVNETVVPRTQWAGTFLTEGDRVEVLTAVQGG, from the coding sequence ATGAGCACGTCCGTCATGATCTCGATCTCCGTCAACGGCGAACGCCGGGACGTCGCGGCGGGCACCGCCCTCGATTCCGTCGTGCGCTCCCTGGTCGCCGCGCCCTCCGGAGTGGCCGCGGCCGTCAACGAGACCGTCGTCCCGCGCACCCAATGGGCCGGCACGTTCTTGACCGAGGGCGACCGTGTGGAAGTCCTCACCGCCGTGCAGGGGGGCTGA